taaattatatatatacactcagtaaaaaatattacattttcaatatttatatacttttaaatattaaaaaaaataaaattatttattaattactttaaaaaattataagtatAGTAGCATCATAGAATTTTCTTAATTAACTCAATTCatcataaatttaagatataaaaaatttgataagatttatctATTAAATACATAGATATTAGCtttataaaatttttcttatttaatttcaattcatCATAGGTTTAAGATATATAAAGTTAGATTTTTCTTACctgaattaaatttatataaactcaaaatataaaatatatagtgaAACTTatctattaaataataaatatcgtatatttatatttaaaaatattataaaaaaataaatttaaataatttttttatatattttaaatttgtgATAATTGGATTTATGCAAGAATTTCCAAGGCTAAAAGCATGAAGGTTTGTTTCCGTTGTTTGATGAAAGAAAGATGGACGCATCAATCATGTGTAATGTGTTGTTTCACACACATGTAATCATTTGTCTCCAAATGTTTTTTTATCAAATAAACATTTTGTTTTATGATACTAAGATTTAAttgataaatattataaataaatttatatatttgaaaaattgatagttaaaaattaaaaatttaattaaagaggCGTTGAAATTCtttatcaaatataaaattcGATTAAATATATGTAGGGGCATCTTGAATAAAAGAGATTGTGGAAGATACTTCCTTGCATGAGTTTGGCATCTTCTTCTACAATTGATGTTTGTAATTAATTTAGTCAGTCAAGAAATGGCTGCTCTTAACTACTACTTTAAAGCACCTCAAGAATTTTCCAATtattattagttttgggattaattatttgagtttggGCTTAGTagtcatttttttattaaaaatttaacaattacattttttaaaaaaagcacctttaactttaattataaaatcttattTGATTATGTCCATATTCAAGACGAGGATGAAAGAATTCTGCATAAGAATTTGTGCAGAAGGGCAGAGTAGATCCCTAAACTCCCCAAGAGGAGcttcaatattaatttaatgacaAATTTGTAAAACTGCAGTCATTGTGAGCATAATTTTACGAGTCAAAAAGGGCAGCTGAAATGTTTATTACACAGACGATCTTGGGGAAGTAAGTGAGTCAACAAGAGACTAATAATAATTTGACGCTTAATGTTTAAATTGGATCAATTCAATCTCAAAAGAAATGTTTATGTTTAGTTCTACTAATAATTAAGCAGCCAAGGCAACAACCCCTACCCATATTTTCTTCGGTTGTTTTTCcataataatcaaattaattaaaacataaaaatgataatataaaacCAAAGGAACATGGGCTGCTCTGGGAAGGAAACTTTACCATAATTTAATCAGTCAAAAGTGGCTAGCTCTTGCTCTACTACAATATTAAACTCTCAAGAATGTGGACTTGCACTTGCTAGCTCAATAatattgaatatttattttatagCATATGATTATAAATTGAAATGTCGACATTCATCGAAAATAGTTGTAGAGAATTAGGGTTAGTACATGGAAATAGCTGATTCAAGCATGAAAATCATCTCTTCCCCAGAGAAAATTTTCCATGTTGAGGGGAAGTTGTTCAACTTAGTTACTGGAAAAACGAATTAGGGATTAACCTGCAAAACAAAGGCAACGAGGCTGGATGAATTATTGAATTTCCACTCAGAAAATCCTTTGATTCACCAAAAATGCATGGTTGGCCACACACAAGCGTCCATTATCACTAAGTCGCTGCCAGCATCAAAATCCTTTATCATCTTATCCTCGAGCAAACATGTCAGTTATTAAAATAAAAGCATATTAATTATAAAAGTTGATTTACGCTCTGATAGGTACTTATTTGCCTCCATAAGAAAACAAGTTGAGCTTTCAGAATTCATGACTTTATTCTCTCATGAAATAGACACCACATATATTGTTTAGCAATCAGTTTGGGTACACAATAGTCGTTTCATGCTTATATGTAATATTCTTAGGCAATTATTTAAGTGAATACCTGTAACTTTGGCCAAGCTGATCATCCAAATTGAATTCCACCTTCAGTTCTCTTCAGAGCTGTGTTCTTGCACTTCCTTTATCTCAATTGAGTTCGGCTCTAATCCCCCACCATTGACCTCCACTGCACCCCCTGATTCAGATATTTTTGTTATCCTCTGCAACTCATCTGTTACATCTGTTGAATGAGACACAGATTGATCCTCTGCCAACTGTTCTTTCTGAACTGATGATTTTGGCCGTCGGATGGCTTCCACTGCTTCAGGCATTGCAACAGGGGGTGGCTGGGGAGGAACCCATGTACGCTGAATCGGTTGCTCATTAGTTCGTGCACCATAATGTCCATCCTTGAGTTCATCTTCATTTTCAATCTCTGTGATTCTGGCATTCTTCCGCTGCCACCAAGGTATGGCACTCTCACCATCAAACTGATAGGTCACACCATTGTCTTGTACCTTGGAATTCAAATCTTCTCCATTTACTTGAGACTGGAGAGCTTGGCTTGAATTGTTTAGGGATTTACTAGCCTCCCAAGGCTACATGAGAGTGAAAAATCAATAATTAGATTTCAGGTAAGGACATTTCTCAATAATGCAGATAAGCATCAACAAGGATTCTGCTTTCTAGCTGTGCAACATCTATGTTGATGGACTTGTAGCCACATCCGAATGAAATGAAAGAATAGGCATCAGCTGCACTTGGTCTCAAAGTAAAAAATGTGTAGTAGTAACTTTCAAATCACGCACCACCAATAGCGATGCTGAATTGCATTAAAAAATGATCTTCACTGAGAAAAGTGGACTAGAACTTTTTAAAGATCAAGTAGGTTTACAATCCCAAAATCCTATTCCTTATATAGCCAACCACATCCAACAATGAGTAAAGTACCCACCAGTCTATAATCTATcaacatttaaaatttaaaactgaGAGAGAGGGAATAAAAAGGAGAGAGAACCAGGAAGGGGGGTGGTTGGTTGTGTGGAGTGGTGCGGGGAGGGGTGTGTGTTGCATTGAGCAAGGCAAAATTTTCAAAAAGCACACCTTACTCTTTGGTGCTAAGCGAGTATTTGAAATTTGCTGGTTAGGGTTGGGCGGTTGATCATTGATATCCTGTATTAAATTCCAGAAAATAAGTTATCATTTCACCCCCAAAAACAAAACCCAATCCTACTATACAAACTAGGTCTGCTTTACTCTGATGTTAGCAGGTCTCTCTCCTCTTTGGACCATTGCCATGATCTGcaacataataaaaaaaaaaaaaaaaaaagaaaaaatgaataAGTTGAGTGCTATCAAATATTATTAAAAGTAGCATGACTAAACTTGATTCATGATTGCTATCTATCAAGCTTCGCCATTAATCATAAATGAAgaaattcacatacacatgcatgCAGTAataatttgtcaaattgtgaACTTAATAATTCTTCCTTAATAATTTTCTTGGTATTGCTGAAATGGCTAGTGCTGCCATACAAGCTAATAAAGCAAAACTTCTAACTTCTAAGCCTCAACGGCAACATTGTTTCATCCTCGATGCACTAGGACCACAAAACAATGGAGGATTAACTCAAACAGATGCCAATCTAAgatacaattaaataaatttgtttCTAGATGCTTAACTGAACCAACCTAAGCATTTATGGTCCAAGTTTACATAAACAAATTACACAATTTTCCTTACCTCCATATATGACTTCGGGTGTGGTGCAACAGAGGGTTCAGCAGATGCAGGGGCAGATAAAGATCTCACTGTCcataaaattgtaattacatgataTGGGAAATCAAACCATCAAAAAGAAACAACAaagaatgaaaaatggaattgcTGGAAAAGAACCTGAGCGTGAATCAGACTCGGCCTTCCCATTCACATAGGTTTGCtgggggaaaaaaaaaatgaatgagcAAGAACCTGGATTGCTGGATTTGACTGGCTTAAAACTCAGAGAAGAGAATTTATAATGCAAATTCACTTTCCAGATCATGAAGCTTTATCAGTTCACACCTATGTTGCACTCACCTTAGGATGATTTGCCACTGAAGGTGTATAATCTTCTTGATCAACAAGAGAGGTTCTTCCAAGGTTATTAGTTTGTCCTAACAGGCAGGAAAAGAAAACTTTCAACAATAGATGAACAAAATCCTAGCTTCTTTTAAGACATCTTTTCCAGAAACACCATGAAATTTCAACATAAAAACCTAGAAATGAAAATAGAAGGCTGATTTGGTTAATGGAGAACTCATATGACTTAAAACAAGTAAGAGGGCACACAACTTCCCCAAAATTGATAACAATTAGGAAAAGAAACTTTCAGCAGTGGATAGATTCATTTCACTGCTTGCTAAGGAAACATCACCACCAACATGCACATCGACATTTCTCCCACACATACAGAGGACTTCTTCCAAAGCTGTGACTGGGGCAGCAACATCTCTTTCCATTTTACTTTTAACTTTTTTTGTCTTAACAGTGTGAAGGCAGATAATATaaatttgttaaatttctttACATTTTGATTTGGGTTTGGGACTATAATAGATCACACACCAATACTAGTCTTGGATTGCAATGCAACTGCAAAGGCATATTTTTGAGTCTTGACAGCAGCCATTTCAGGCAAAAAACACGTTGAAGGATATGAATATCTATAAATTCTCAAACCTGGACCACACTTCCACAGGTCCATAACTAAGTCATGGGCTTCATAACAGTAGGACAAACAAATGGCCTCAAGATAAGGGGCCAATCCCTGAACCTTGATAGTTGGTAATAGGTAACAGCCAATAGTTACAAGATGATGTGCTTTATGATTCATGTCTTTACTTAGCAGTTACAACAAATAACCTTGTGTTAGCATGAAGGCTCCAAAAATGAGGATTGAAGGTTTTAAGTAATGCAGTTCTTATGgattgattaaaaatttataatttgccAAACAAGAAAGAATGGTATGTAAAATTACATCCTCTAACAAATCAAACTTTAGCATGGATTGCTCAGAGATCAGCAACAGATAGCAACTCAACAACCAAGTTTATGCAGCTATATAAGCAAATCTAATTATTGGATAAGAAAGCAACATTTCCTACCTTCCAATTTTCGTATTGCGGTGCTCATTGATTTCATTTCCTGAACTTGCACATCCAAAAGATTCATAAATTCCTTGAAGTGTCTTCTCTCTGAGAAGGAGGAATCAAAGTTCAGCAATTATGAAGACAATAACCTTGTTGAGGGTAATCCAAATCACCATAACTACAGGAAAAAGTGATAATAAGCAAAAGTCCATGTCCCACCTTCACTTTTTGAATTCAACATTTCTTGGCTTGCTTTTGCAACATCAgcagctgctgctgctgctgccttTGCAGCCGCTGCCGCCTCTTCCGCCAAACTTGGTTTTGCATTAGCCTTCTTCACAgggtcttctttttcttcttcttcttcttccaataTAACCTTACGTATCCAAGACTTCAATCTAGGGATAATAGCATTCTGAAAAACAAATATGTTATATATTTGTGATATAAAGCTTCAAACATATAGTCATAAACACACATTGAAATGCATAATTGGTGAATAAAACATACAGATACAATCCAACAACCTTGGAAATAGCATATAGATGTTTGATATTCATTTATTTGACTAATCGATGGAGTGGTAGAACAGGGAATAATTGTTGATACCTTAATTAATACAGTTGTTCCAGCACCTGAAGCTGCCAGTAATCCTACAGCAAAAACAATGTGATACCAGTGAAATCGGAATCGCATTAAAGTTCCCGCAGAGGAAATGGCACCAGTAGGAGCAGCTGCTGCAGGCTGAAGAGCTTGTGTTTGGGCAGGTGGCTGAACATTTGATGTTGATATCACTTGCGCCTCTATTTGTATTATGTAagaaatgcaaataatatcagtgATGAAAGGACAACAATAACTGCTCTAGCAGAAAAGACATGAATCcagtactagaaaatttattaccTTGATTTGTACCAGTTGCTTGTGTGCTTGGAGGTGGGTCCTTCAATTTGCAGAAAAAGTTAGAGAAAAAATGGAAGAAACATGAACACATTGGGAATTCATGGATTCTTCATAAAAAGGAAATGGCATGAAATGAAAAGTGACTAAACAAAAGATTTTGCTTACTGGCACACGACGAAAAGCTTCATCAATCTCCTCCTTCGTAAGGCCCTTCCTCTCAAGGAAGGATCGCCTATACATGACAGGAGAACCCCTAACTTTTGGGTGTGAGAGAAATTTTACAGCATTCTGTACTTGCTCCTCTCGCATAGGTTCCGAGTTCACAAAGACAGATGGCGAACTTTGTTTAGGAGCCTCTTCCCTGGCATGTTGTTGAATCTCATTTGTTGGTTGTGCCAGCTCTGAAGCTAAAAGTTCCAAATAGAATTTCTCAATGCTATTTAGCTGAGGGAATTTGACACATCACATAAAAATAATCCCTAGATCCTAAAACAATAAATTTGAAAAAATCTCTCAAGTTCTCTTTGATGTGAGATTCAGAAGCACAATGACACGGCAATTGCATTAAATTACTTTTGAGTTTGGATAGGTGTGGCTATGAAATGAAGGGGTTTGTATCTAAATAAGATCAATGCTATAGATTTTCTTTGCTCTTTGCTAAGGTAGACTCATTTATAAGCATTGGATCCATGAATGTAGATGCAAACTTGTCTAggaatgaaattgaaatatatactGAAATTCGGTGAGTGATAAGATTTGGTCAAAGCATGTTTCTTTCCTCCACCTTCGCACCTCTGATTTCTATCTATCAATATAAAACTAAAATTCAAATCCTTGAATTTCAAAACCAAATCAAGACATaacttattttagtaatttttacaAATTCCGACAAAAATAATAAACcacattttttttcatttcataatCTAAAAATGGTTTTTGTAAAGGAGCTAAAGTATTTGTATGCTAACAGCAGATGTTCACAGTATTTCCAACCTTTCACTTGTTAATAAGGTTTCGCATTTGACAAGTttgttcttcttttttttttctcattctaTATCCAAATAGTACACATATAGAGATGAAATATAACAGTGTTATAATAAAATAGCATAATTCCATAAAACATCAATTGAATTGCCTTGTatacttaaagaaaataaattgaaattgaaacttgGCATTTCTTACACTGACAAGTGACAACAATCTATCATTAAGTTAATTACCCCAAAAGGAAAACCAAAATATCTATAAACAGGATAAACATATACGTTAAAAAAAATACAGAGAACAACGAAAAAAAGGAGATCGCACCTAGATTCTGGGGTTTCTCATCGGGAGGACTGGAAGGAGGAGGGGAAGACGGAGTAGCCATGGACTCACCACGGTTGACTGAAGCACGAAACTCAAAATTCTCAGCGATGAAAAGTGAAAAATTGAAAGTGCAGATAAAAGAAGTTGTTTTGCTAACCTGAAAGGATGAGAAATTGATGACGGTAGCTACGGTGGTGGGTGTCAGAACTCAGAAGTGGTTTTTGCTCATTTCGAAGCGCGAGCGTGTGGCAGTGCTCCAAGTTGGCAGTTGTGGCGATGTTTAGAAAGGCTAAAGACGCCAAAAAAGGCGCagatgatattgagttttattcaaTTGTCGCTGCCTCAATATTTCTCCACTCTTATCTCTCTCGTTTCTTGGGTTGGGTCTCTTGTCTGCTTCTGCTTTCTTTTGGGTTCTACAATTTCATGGGCTGCTTTGTGTGGGCTTCTTTTTGTTAGTGAGCCCATACCCCATTGGGTAGGGTTGGGTGGACTTATAATTGAATAGGCAAATTTCAAGGATAGTGCTTAAATTTAAGTATTATA
Above is a genomic segment from Hevea brasiliensis isolate MT/VB/25A 57/8 chromosome 17, ASM3005281v1, whole genome shotgun sequence containing:
- the LOC110643407 gene encoding peroxisomal membrane protein PEX14 isoform X2, which produces MATPSSPPPSSPPDEKPQNLELAQPTNEIQQHAREEAPKQSSPSVFVNSEPMREEQVQNAVKFLSHPKVRGSPVMYRRSFLERKGLTKEEIDEAFRRVPDPPPSTQATGTNQEAQVISTSNVQPPAQTQALQPAAAAPTGAISSAGTLMRFRFHWYHIVFAVGLLAASGAGTTVLIKNAIIPRLKSWIRKVILEEEEEEKEDPVKKANAKPSLAEEAAAAAKAAAAAAADVAKASQEMLNSKSEERRHFKEFMNLLDVQVQEMKSMSTAIRKLEGQTNNLGRTSLVDQEDYTPSVANHPKQTYVNGKAESDSRSVRSLSAPASAEPSVAPHPKSYMEIMAMVQRGERPANIRDINDQPPNPNQQISNTRLAPKSKPWEASKSLNNSSQALQSQVNGEDLNSKVQDNGVTYQFDGESAIPWWQRKNARITEIENEDELKDGHYGARTNEQPIQRTWVPPQPPPVAMPEAVEAIRRPKSSVQKEQLAEDQSVSHSTDVTDELQRITKISESGGAVEVNGGGLEPNSIEIKEVQEHSSEEN
- the LOC110643407 gene encoding peroxisomal membrane protein PEX14 isoform X1, with amino-acid sequence MATPSSPPPSSPPDEKPQNLASELAQPTNEIQQHAREEAPKQSSPSVFVNSEPMREEQVQNAVKFLSHPKVRGSPVMYRRSFLERKGLTKEEIDEAFRRVPDPPPSTQATGTNQEAQVISTSNVQPPAQTQALQPAAAAPTGAISSAGTLMRFRFHWYHIVFAVGLLAASGAGTTVLIKNAIIPRLKSWIRKVILEEEEEEKEDPVKKANAKPSLAEEAAAAAKAAAAAAADVAKASQEMLNSKSEERRHFKEFMNLLDVQVQEMKSMSTAIRKLEGQTNNLGRTSLVDQEDYTPSVANHPKQTYVNGKAESDSRSVRSLSAPASAEPSVAPHPKSYMEIMAMVQRGERPANIRDINDQPPNPNQQISNTRLAPKSKPWEASKSLNNSSQALQSQVNGEDLNSKVQDNGVTYQFDGESAIPWWQRKNARITEIENEDELKDGHYGARTNEQPIQRTWVPPQPPPVAMPEAVEAIRRPKSSVQKEQLAEDQSVSHSTDVTDELQRITKISESGGAVEVNGGGLEPNSIEIKEVQEHSSEEN